Proteins encoded by one window of Ramlibacter tataouinensis:
- a CDS encoding TRAP transporter small permease subunit: protein MQKLLLAIDRLSTWLGQLFAWLIVSLTVMISWEVFSRYVLAQPHGWMLDAQIMQYGVMFMMAGAYTLAKNGHVRGDVLYGFFRPRTQATLDLILYIIFFLPGVVALTWAGWIYFGESLAIREQTFNADPLPVYPFKFFISFAGAILLLQGFVEIARCVICIRDGEWPSRIQDVEEVDVEKLKAMVHADDATVNPDERGGIVAAPPAERGSL from the coding sequence ATGCAGAAACTCCTCCTGGCGATCGACCGGCTGTCCACCTGGCTCGGACAGCTGTTCGCCTGGCTCATCGTCTCGCTGACCGTGATGATCTCCTGGGAGGTCTTCTCCCGCTATGTGCTCGCGCAGCCGCACGGCTGGATGCTCGACGCGCAGATCATGCAGTACGGGGTGATGTTCATGATGGCCGGCGCGTACACCCTGGCCAAGAACGGCCACGTGCGCGGAGACGTGCTCTACGGGTTCTTCCGCCCGCGCACGCAGGCCACGCTGGACCTGATCCTCTACATCATCTTCTTCCTGCCCGGGGTCGTCGCGCTGACCTGGGCGGGCTGGATCTACTTCGGCGAATCGCTCGCCATTCGCGAGCAGACGTTCAATGCCGATCCACTGCCGGTCTATCCATTCAAGTTCTTCATCTCCTTCGCCGGCGCGATCCTGCTGCTGCAGGGCTTCGTCGAGATCGCGCGCTGCGTGATCTGCATCCGTGACGGCGAATGGCCCTCGCGTATCCAGGACGTGGAAGAGGTCGACGTCGAGAAGCTCAAGGCCATGGTCCATGCCGACGACGCGACGGTGAATCCCGATGAGCGCGGCGGCATCGTGGCAGCGCCGCCCGCAGAAAGGGGCTCACTGTGA